One window of Microcoleus vaginatus PCC 9802 genomic DNA carries:
- a CDS encoding helix-turn-helix domain-containing protein produces the protein MTRIAHLEPYLSAAELKERYRSATNPIEARRWHLLWLIALSKTIKEAAAVLGINYDYARAIVKSYNQQGETAIHLKKQPPKKRPTHALLNTLQLEELRLSLAGESDDRGLWTRPKVALWIAKKIGREQVGKQRGWEYLKKCGYSPQRPRPRHKNGDKIEQEAFKKNCQTE, from the coding sequence ATGACCAGAATAGCACATCTGGAACCTTACTTGAGCGCCGCAGAACTCAAGGAGCGTTACCGTTCGGCAACCAACCCGATCGAAGCGCGTCGCTGGCACTTACTCTGGTTAATTGCGCTCTCAAAAACCATTAAAGAAGCAGCCGCAGTCCTTGGGATTAATTATGATTATGCGCGAGCAATAGTTAAAAGCTATAACCAGCAAGGAGAGACAGCGATTCATCTCAAAAAGCAACCTCCAAAGAAACGCCCCACCCATGCCTTGCTCAACACTCTTCAATTAGAAGAACTGCGTTTAAGTTTAGCAGGAGAATCGGACGATCGAGGTCTGTGGACTAGACCAAAGGTCGCATTATGGATTGCCAAAAAAATCGGGAGAGAACAAGTCGGCAAACAAAGGGGTTGGGAATACTTAAAAAAGTGCGGTTACTCACCTCAAAGACCTCGACCTCGACATAAGAACGGGGATAAAATTGAGCAAGAAGCATTTAAAAAAAACTGTCAAACCGAGTGA
- a CDS encoding DUF3288 family protein, with protein sequence MDSVEKTQDQQHPQYKRDRASVNTLLASEANDYNLSELARLIIRYRGFPGARDIQADLKKVLQKWHYTEESLYEQTRKIHAKGEVYRKQKSDQEDWL encoded by the coding sequence ATGGATTCAGTAGAAAAAACTCAAGATCAGCAGCATCCGCAATACAAGCGCGATCGAGCCAGTGTCAATACTTTATTAGCCTCCGAAGCAAACGACTACAATTTATCAGAATTAGCAAGATTAATAATTCGCTACCGAGGCTTTCCCGGCGCTAGAGATATCCAAGCAGACTTAAAAAAAGTCCTGCAAAAATGGCATTATACCGAAGAAAGTCTTTACGAACAAACCCGTAAAATTCACGCCAAAGGTGAGGTTTATAGAAAGCAAAAAAGCGATCAAGAAGATTGGCTTTAA
- a CDS encoding tetratricopeptide repeat protein, which produces MTVNSELAEQYLSTGESLQKSGKLEDAIAYYQKLLAIQADSAIALNKIAEIYYTQQKYVEAIASCYQALRQQPNFPAAYKTLGNILQAQGKIGAAIRAYSKAIEFDPNFVEAYVNLGSMFYKQGQLDEAITYYQKSIALQPDLAVAYWNLGKSLEEEGRINEGLFYQKKALNLQPELEARSNSVNNNTY; this is translated from the coding sequence ATGACCGTAAATTCCGAGTTAGCAGAGCAGTATTTGTCAACGGGCGAGAGCCTCCAGAAATCAGGAAAACTTGAGGATGCGATCGCTTACTATCAAAAATTACTAGCCATTCAAGCGGATAGTGCGATCGCACTCAACAAGATAGCTGAAATTTATTATACGCAACAGAAATATGTAGAGGCGATCGCCTCATGTTACCAAGCACTTCGCCAGCAACCGAATTTCCCCGCCGCCTACAAAACTCTAGGCAATATCCTGCAAGCCCAAGGCAAAATAGGCGCGGCCATTCGCGCCTACTCCAAGGCGATAGAATTTGATCCTAATTTTGTCGAAGCCTATGTTAACTTGGGCAGTATGTTTTACAAACAAGGCCAGCTCGATGAGGCCATAACTTACTATCAAAAATCTATTGCTCTTCAACCAGATTTAGCCGTCGCTTATTGGAATTTAGGCAAAAGTTTGGAAGAGGAAGGGCGAATTAATGAAGGTTTATTTTATCAAAAAAAAGCTCTAAATTTACAGCCGGAGTTAGAAGCTAGAAGCAATTCAGTAAACAATAACACTTACTGA
- the msrP gene encoding protein-methionine-sulfoxide reductase catalytic subunit MsrP produces the protein MPLIRVPKPWEILEPQITPETAFLNRRRFMTNLIGAGVTASLLPLTGCQSNTSSKTALDQSSTQAYSELSRNPAFAKVDRAITDEALATKYNNFYEYGGTKSIWQAAQALPTENWKVEVGGLVKNPRTYDIDDLYKKFPIEERVYRFRCVEAWAMVVPWVGFPMKLLMADVEPQSKAKFVRFTSFYDRKITPGPGLMSQFYPWPYTEGLRVEEMANDLAFFATGLYGRKLPKQNGAPLRQVIPWKYGFKGAKSIVKIEFVEQQPATFWNTIGPNEYAFEANVEPDKPHPRWSQASERIVGPGNSWSWETRPTLPYNGYGEYVASLYS, from the coding sequence ATGCCGTTAATTCGCGTTCCCAAACCTTGGGAAATTCTGGAACCCCAAATTACCCCAGAAACAGCATTTCTCAACCGCCGCCGCTTCATGACAAATTTAATTGGCGCCGGCGTGACTGCTTCGCTGCTGCCGCTGACCGGCTGCCAAAGCAATACTAGCTCAAAAACTGCTCTCGATCAAAGCTCAACCCAAGCATATTCGGAATTGAGCCGGAATCCCGCCTTTGCGAAAGTCGATCGAGCGATTACCGACGAAGCCTTAGCTACAAAATACAACAATTTTTACGAATACGGCGGCACAAAATCTATTTGGCAAGCCGCTCAAGCTTTGCCAACAGAAAACTGGAAAGTAGAAGTAGGCGGTTTAGTAAAAAATCCCCGCACTTATGATATTGACGACCTCTACAAAAAATTTCCTATCGAAGAACGAGTTTATCGATTTCGCTGCGTAGAAGCCTGGGCGATGGTAGTTCCTTGGGTCGGGTTTCCCATGAAATTACTGATGGCTGATGTCGAACCGCAATCAAAGGCTAAATTCGTTCGCTTCACCTCATTTTACGATCGCAAGATAACTCCCGGCCCCGGTTTGATGTCGCAATTTTATCCTTGGCCTTATACCGAAGGTCTGCGGGTCGAGGAAATGGCTAACGATTTAGCATTTTTTGCCACAGGCTTGTATGGCAGAAAACTACCTAAGCAAAATGGTGCGCCGCTGCGGCAAGTGATTCCTTGGAAATACGGTTTTAAGGGGGCTAAGTCGATCGTAAAAATTGAATTTGTCGAACAACAGCCCGCCACTTTTTGGAATACAATCGGCCCCAACGAATACGCCTTTGAAGCAAATGTGGAACCCGACAAACCGCACCCCAGATGGTCGCAAGCCAGCGAACGGATAGTCGGCCCCGGTAACAGTTGGTCGTGGGAAACTCGCCCGACTTTGCCCTATAACGGTTACGGCGAATACGTGGCGAGTTTGTACAGTTAA